The DNA window tctcTCAGGAACTGTAATCGATTGAGGTCTGGTTGGGTGCCCTAGAAGTTTTTTAAGCTCGATAGTgcgtaattttttttttacaaataagcatattaattttataatatataatgttgacacataaataagttatatttttacTTCTTAGCCATAAGTTTTTATAAATgaatatattataacacttttataatatgtaaattagttttttttataataaactcttttaccataattttaaaagtaattaggtTCATTCATTTCTTTGAATGACATGTGTCATTAATGTGAAAGGGTGGGAGCAGTAGTGTTTTCTTAGGGTCTCTTGATTTGTTTTCCTTTTAGTTTTCCccatttttaatgcattatttatTCTTGCTTCAAAAAAACTGTAATTAGGatttcaataatatatatttttgttttaactttataaaatacaactaaattatttttataatataattttttaagatttataacATAATAAATTTTTAGCCATAACCATCTCAAACACTCACATGTGTTCAtacttatattataaaaatttataacttaaacttgtataaaaataatttttaaaaaattaaaattgagtttaattacTTACGTAATTATTCTAATTCTCACTATTCCCTAAGAATTGAATTTGACTACTCcaattacatcaaattcaataGAACCCACTAATTACAATGGTTATGTAAACTCCTATGTAATTATACCTAAATCTAATTAATAGGTCACTTTTCAATGAGTAAAGTAACTATTGAAAAGTAATTTACCAAAATTCATCTTTATTCCATAGTTTATATCAACCAGCTGGTGCTTGTGGATGTCTAGCCTTTATTTAAAAGCAATTGGATATAATCAAGTGATGTTTTGTCCAAATTTGGGATCATTAAGAGAGTGTGGTCGGTCATTTTGGGAATTATTTATTAGACATTGAGATAGAGATGTGAGCACCGGTAAAAAGCTTCCCAAGTTGTTTTAGTGTGGGAATATGGAAGCAAAGCAAGTGCAAGACGTAAGCTATTTAAGTGGTGGGATGGTGGTTTGCCTCTAGTTGAATTAACGTTGATGATCGTTGAGCACTCTCGAGGTTGTCAATGCTGGTTGGTGGTGGAATCTAATATGCGGATCCTTGCTCAGCAAAGCTTGATTGATTTGGACCTGATATCTTCCATAAAAAGCCACACAACTTAACCTTGTCTATAAAAACAACAAAAGGAAAATGCTACACGTAACATTTTCCATTCAAAACAGATAACCGACCCTTCGAGCTTTCAATTAGctagaaaaaaaaaccctaaaagaaGAGCCTAGGCTGTAATCTTCTTATTGCTTTCTTGTTCAATTTGTATAGTATGGTTTGACAGATAAAATCGGAGGCGAATCCAAGGGCTGGTATGGGATCTAGTtttccctaaaataaaaaattgttgttttaaccttttaaaaagttttaaaattttaaattagtagagagaaaattatattttaactctaaaaattatgaaaatttaatttaatcctttaaaaattataaagatataaactattaaaacttaaaatttcatttcagctCCCCTAAAAAATTTTCTACCGAAGCCCTGGATGAAACTATTTTCTTAAATACCACCAAAACAAaagtatattaattatttttttcatatatttggttaagtgaaaaagtaatataaaaaggagaaaaaaataaatcatttcaagtATAAATGATAAGATAAGAGAATAAAATACTTATGTaaggaatttttcaaaagtttattttttttctttttttttcaactcTATGAAaggaaagaaatatatatatattttctatcattttttattttacttttttttatcattacaatTTATCTTACCATGCAAAGCCTTAACAATTTTATGTGGCTTTTTCGAAAATTATTATGTTCTTTGAAAAATTATTCGGTACTTCTTTTCATTAGTATGAATATTGTTGAATATGGTTaagtgaattttaattaaaattgatttatttaatattatataaggaCACATAACACCTTCTAATTTTGAAAGTGGACAGTTGACACCCTCACGATAACGACAAACACTAAAGAGAAGTCATTGATATTTGCATAATTCCCTATTTCAAGTTCATTTTCATTAATGTCCGTCATAATCTCAGTTCTCATTGAAATTTTATAATCTATTAATAGCAGCTTCAAGTACACAATCAAAGTACCTCCTTCAAGATTCCAGTTATACATCCAAAGCCTGACTATTCACCACCCTGCAATTGGTTCTTATCTCACCACCCTTCCCCGACTGCAACTCACCCATCTTCAACATTCCTTCTACGAATGCCTTGAAAAACTCGTTTTCATCCTTGCTAAATAGCTTCACATACTCTCTGGTCTGTGGGAATGTGAACAGGGTTTGATCCGAATTCAGAAACCCTCTCCCTGCAACCAAGTCCTTGAAATACTGGTTATCGAACAGCTTGGGTGTTGCATCCAGATCTCCGGTCACATTCTCATCTCCACCAAGTGGGCAAAGCTTGTCAAGCTTTTCTCTAAACCCTGGTTCGATGGCAGGGTCAGGCTTGCCGGAGCCTGATTGGTTGTAGAGCCTGAACATGATTGAGAAACACCTTGCTTCTCCAATGGAGTGTGAGCCTGAGAGGGCTACCAGATCCTTGACGGATAGATTGAATTTGGTGAAGAGATCGATGAGAGAAGTTGCGTTAGCTCTTGGGCTTGGCATTATGTTGTCGGAATCCTCTTGACTGGCTGTCAAGCTATCTTTTCTTCCTAGCCTCACCACCCAGTCGGGTCCCCCTGCCTGCATTAACTCACATTCCAACCACATCAGTTCCGGTGAAAAATCAGTGGGGGAGCCGGGTCGCGAAAGATTTTCATTTaccacttttataatttataaaattttaaattagtaattgtaaaattatactttaatttcaaaaaatataaaaatttaatttaatcctttaaaaattataaaaaattataaagatataaattattaaaatgataaaattatatttttactattataaaaatatacaatttaattctggtCCCAAAAAATTTTCCGACTCCACCACTAGataaattacacaaaatcaaaatggAGAGCCCAATGTTCCTcgaattaatataatttatatactattaaaaagaatcaaacaaAGTTAATATTCACTacttaaaatgatataaaaattaatttttttcatttacatttttattccaaacaaaatattttaaatttagatttatttaattattttttaataataaatgag is part of the Gossypium hirsutum isolate 1008001.06 chromosome D11, Gossypium_hirsutum_v2.1, whole genome shotgun sequence genome and encodes:
- the LOC121223077 gene encoding peroxidase 17, with protein sequence MSLYPSVLFVLLVTMAAAETLRPGFYAQTCPEAEAIVRYEMMKAMIREPRSVASVMRFQFHDCFVNGCDASLLLDDTPNMLGEKLALSNINSLRSFEVVDEVKEALEKACPGVVSCADVIIMAARDAVALAGGPDWVVRLGRKDSLTASQEDSDNIMPSPRANATSLIDLFTKFNLSVKDLVALSGSHSIGEARCFSIMFRLYNQSGSGKPDPAIEPGFREKLDKLCPLGGDENVTGDLDATPKLFDNQYFKDLVAGRGFLNSDQTLFTFPQTREYVKLFSKDENEFFKAFVEGMLKMGELQSGKGGEIRTNCRVVNSQALDV